The genomic region CAGCTTTTGTAAGGCCTTTAGACTTCCAATATTTCCATGCATCTTCACCGCACGTaatgaattaatataaaacTCATTATCATAATTGAAAAAGTAGGCTAAAAGGTGTCGCAACTTAAGGAGCCTATTGATCTCAATTGGGAGATCCAACACAAGGGACTGTCTCAAATCTAAAGTCTCCAGGTTGCATAATTTACCAATGGACTTTGGTAGCACTTTTACATTGGTATCTTTTAGgcataaatatttcaaatgcCATAAATTTCCAACTTCATCAGGAATGTAGTCTAGAGGAGCTCCTTCAAGATCCAATGATCTTAAAAGCTTGAAATCATCTATGACTGAAGTAATAAAAGATTTTGGCAATTCATTTGACtcaaaaagaataatagaatGAGTTTGAGAATTACAATTGCTCTCTAAAATATTCTTCACTTTGTCATTGATTGAAAGGTGTCGACTTCTTCCCTTCAAATTCTGATAATCCTTACTTGAAACTTGATGAAAGCTTAACTCTCTCGACTGGAAAAGAATTATCTCCCGCATCAAATCATGGACCCTACATTCTCTGGCCTTACTGTCAAAACTAACCCTTTCTACTTGAACCAACCTTCTATGAACAAGTTCAATTAAGTATTCTTCGGCTACTTCTTCCACTATTCTGCcttgtctttcttttattaagcCATCAGCTATCCACAATCGAATTAATCTCCAACAATTAATGGAGCAATTCTCTGGAAATAggttgaaatataaaaaacaagATTTAAGATAGTAAGGCAGATCCTGATAACTTAGtgataagatttttatgatatttgagAGACGTTGATCACTTGCCAAGGATGAAGTGAGGTCATCATAGAATTTTTTCCACTCTGTAACCAACTTCTCTTTAGTTGCCAATACACCACCTATTGTCACGATGGCAAGGGGCAAACCTTCACACTTTTCTACAATGGCATGAGATAACTCTTGCAACTGTGATGGACAATTTCCACCATTTGACTGAAATACCTTCTTGCAGAAGAGCTCATAGGCTTCTCTTTTAGGTAGAAGTTGAAGTTTGAAGACATAATAAAATGGAGACTCGTTCGGAGAAGGGGCAACACCTTCATTACGAGTTGTAATGATAATTCTATTACCTTTGCCATTATTAGGTAATGCAGTCATTATATACCcccataaaaaaatatcccAAACATCATCAAAGATCACCAAATACCTTTTCTCTATTAAATATTCTCTCAATTTCTCAATCAGCGACAACTCGCTCATCGTGTCAGTTCCTTCAAATGTAGGTAGCACATTTTCTTGATGTAGTTGCCGTATCATAATCCTTAGTAGCTTTGCCATCTTGTAGGATTGAGTCACCGTGATCCACGCCTTGCAATCAAAATATACAGTTACTCTTTCAGAGTCAAATACTTTCTTGGCAAGAGTGGTTTTGCCTAATCCTCCCATGCCCACCACAGAGATGACAACATTTTCAGAAGCTCCCTCTACTAATTTGCTTATCAATTCAGCTTTAGGAGATTCAATACCAACAAGTT from Ricinus communis isolate WT05 ecotype wild-type chromosome 9, ASM1957865v1, whole genome shotgun sequence harbors:
- the LOC8289736 gene encoding disease resistance protein RPM1 — encoded protein: MAEAAVGWAINKLDTLLTGEVKLLRNVHTELQGLRDELEAIESFLRDADVRFYQENSDSRIKTWVKQVRQVAFEIEDAIDVYMLHLVRHQDQHGFFHKISRLVRKLKPRHEIASKIQDLKKSVCEIRERSDRYKFNLSSEQGSSDRDNTWHDPRVHSLFIDEAELVGIESPKAELISKLVEGASENVVISVVGMGGLGKTTLAKKVFDSERVTVYFDCKAWITVTQSYKMAKLLRIMIRQLHQENVLPTFEGTDTMSELSLIEKLREYLIEKRYLVIFDDVWDIFLWGYIMTALPNNGKGNRIIITTRNEGVAPSPNESPFYYVFKLQLLPKREAYELFCKKVFQSNGGNCPSQLQELSHAIVEKCEGLPLAIVTIGGVLATKEKLVTEWKKFYDDLTSSLASDQRLSNIIKILSLSYQDLPYYLKSCFLYFNLFPENCSINCWRLIRLWIADGLIKERQGRIVEEVAEEYLIELVHRRLVQVERVSFDSKARECRVHDLMREIILFQSRELSFHQVSSKDYQNLKGRSRHLSINDKVKNILESNCNSQTHSIILFESNELPKSFITSVIDDFKLLRSLDLEGAPLDYIPDEVGNLWHLKYLCLKDTNVKVLPKSIGKLCNLETLDLRQSLVLDLPIEINRLLKLRHLLAYFFNYDNEFYINSLRAVKMHGNIGSLKALQKLSYIEADHGVDLIRQIERLTQLRKLGITKLKKENGLDLCYALEKMSCLQTLKVSSGSVEEFLDLRSISGPPLLQYLYLSGPLVELPPWISKLSCLVKLVFNWSRLGNDAIQVLQALPNLQMLRFYEGCNAKQLHFTKGCFSNLKMLHLLHLTRLNKLIIDEGGLPVIEELSIGPCPKLKELPSGIHYLRNLKRLEFYDIQREFAIGMQPLGGHEYWKVQNIPLILFYYKFKGYTFNQYKLGNINLLKRLMEVSE